CTCGAACAGACAAAGGAACACCTTGCCGCCATCGCCGTCTTTCCGCACAACCTGACCGAACTGGTGGGTAAGTGGGGCGACGACCGGCTCGATACGCCTTACCGGCCCGGCGGCTGGACGGTCCGGCAGCTGGTCCACCACGTAGCCGACAGCCACATGAATGCCTATATCCGGACCAAGCTGGCCCTGACGGAATCCGTGCCGACCGTGAAACCTTACGACGAAAACGCCTGGTCTCAACTGCCGGACTACACCCTTTCGGTTGCGCCCTCGCTGGTTATCCTGAGCAACATGCACCAGCGCTGGGTAACCGTCCTGGACGCCCTGACGGAAGAGCAGTTTCAGCGGCCTTATTTTCACCCGGAAAGTCAGAAACAGGTACCCCTTGCCGAAGCCCTGGCCAATTACGCCTGGCACGGCGAACACCATTACCAGCACATCTACCAGCTCGCCCTCCGGAACCAATGGGTCTAATTAAAAGTTAAAAATGAAAAGTTAAAAGTAATGGCTCCGCCGGAGGAATGCGCCAGCCTGTTTTTAACTTTTCATTTTTAATTGTTAACTTTTTATGGTTCAGGAACTGATTATTGGACTGCTCTTTGTTGCCGCGCTGGCGTATCTGGGCTGGCGCACCTGGAAGAGTCTGTTTCGAAAAAAAGCCGGTTGTGAGAAGGGATGCGGTTGCGCCACGGATGCAAAAGCAGCGTCGGCCAACAAATCAGGGCGGTTACCAGTTTAATTGAAATGGTAACACTATTCCTGTCCCAACCAACATGCGAGAAGAGAGTGAGCAAAACCGTCTCCCTTATTTTCTGATCTGTACCGCCTTTTTTGCCTTCATGCTGGCGGGTGTATTTGCCTGTAAACGGGTGGATCCTAAACCACCTTCTGCCCAGAATTTTGACGACTCCCTGACGGCCGATAGTTCCTACGTCAGCGCGCCCATCCTATTTGAAATTTCCGAACTCGAAGAAAAAATTAACCGGGCGCTTGGCGTCGTCCTGGTCCAGAACGCAACGATCAAAAACGGTATTGCCCGCCCCCTGAACCTGCGCATCGAGCGTTCGGGTCCCATTCGGCTGGCGTTCGACGGACAGCGGCTGGCCTTTAGCGCATCGCTTCGCATCTGGCTGAGCAACCCGTTCCGGCTTAGTGTGCAAGACACCTCCGACCGCGTATACAGCGCCCTCCATGTCCAGTTTCGCAGCCCGCTGGTGGTGCGCGACGACTGGCGTATGCAGACCAACGTCGAACTGGAAAATTACCGCTGGATTACCGAACCCCAAATTCGGATGCTGGGAATTAAGGTTCCGGTGACCAACCTGGCCGACCAGATTCTGCAAAAGCGCGAAAACGGCATCGAGAACGCCATCGACCGGGCCATTTTCAACGAACTTCGGCTCGACCGCGAAGTGACCAAGATCTGGCAGAGCATCCAGAAACCGTTGTTGATCAATCGCAACTTTCAGGAGGTCTGGCTACGGCCCAAACCGTTTGCCGTGCTGGTAGGACCGATTCGTGGCAACCCGACAGAACTCGTGATTCCGATGCGTATTAAGCTCAAAATGGAATCGCTGTTTGGCCCCAAGCCCACTTACGCCCTGAATTTGCCACTGCCCCGGCTCCAGAAAGTGGCTTCGCTCCCTATGAATTCCCACGTCAGCCTGCTGAGCCGCGTGCCTTACAGCCAGCTTAGTACGGTTCTGAACGCCTACGTTTCCGGCGCCAAACTCGACGTGATCAATCATTTGATCAACGTTAAAAAAATCAGCGTGTACGGGGGTGAACACGCCCTGATTGTGCAAGCTGACATCAAGGGGGCGCTTGGCGGTACGTTGTATTTCCGGGGACGGCCCACCTTTGATACCGTCCGGAAGGAGCTGGTGATGCAAAACCTCGACTATGATATTCAAACGGAACAATCCCTGGCGAAGGTGGCCGACTGGATGCTGCACGACACCCTGAAAGACACGCTGCAATCGACCCTGCGCGTGCCGCTGGAAGAGCATTTTACGCTGCTACCGAACAAAATTGAATCCGCTTTTGCGCGGGCGAAAGTGGGCAAAAAAGCACGCATTGATATTCCCAAGTTTCAGTTAAGTCCCAAAGCCATTGCCGTCCGGCCCGACGGTTTGCAGATTTTGCTGCACGCCGACGCAGCCATGAAATTGGAAGTGGTTAAATTGTAGCGCATTCGTTTAATCCGAAACCGCGATTCAGAGAATGATTTGAACTCATTCCATCTTTCGCGCTTTCGCCCTTCGTGTTGATGAAAACAGAAAAAAGAGAACCGGAGCAGTACGTCGATTTAGGCCATTCCGAGCTGGAAAACCACCTCAAAACACAGGCCGCCCTGTACGAAAAACGGCTCAAGGAAGGAACGGCCGCCAATAAGGTAGCCGCGTTTTTTGCCACCAACCTCCTAGGCTTTGCCTACCATTACCTCAAAAGCCGGTTTGGTCCCAAGGCCGCCTATCAGTTTTACCCCAGCAACGGCGACGACGGTATTTACCCCATGCACACTTACAGTGATACCGTGACCCTGGCGCTGGTATCCGATTGGGCCACCGACACGCGGGAATCCGACCAGATCGGTTATCTGATCCGCGATCACGATCCGGACTATACGATCCACCTCGGCGATGTGTACTTCGTCGGCACACCCGAGGAAATCGCGACCAACTTCACCGATCCGGACGCGTCGTGGCACTTTGGCAAGCACGGTAGCCTGGCCCTGTCGGGCAACCACGAGATGTACTCCAACGGAACGGCTTTTTTCAAGAAGCTCCTGCCCGCCATGAAAATCCGGAAAGGCCCTCAGATAGCCACGCAGCAGGCGGGTTTCTTTTGCCTGGAAAATGAACACTGGCGGATTATTGGCCTCGATACAGGTTACAACTCAACCAACCGGCCCTTGCTGGAAGTGCTGTTCAAACCCGACTGCAACCTGCGCGATGAGCACCTTAACTGGCTGACGGAAGTTGTAAAGCTAAACGACCCGAACGACAAACGCGGCATTATTTTTCTGAGTCATCACCCCTATTTTTCGTCCTTCCGCGATGATCACCCGGTGGTGGGGCGGCAATTGAAAAAGGCGTTTGGGGCAGCCGAACGGCCGGTTTTGTGGTTCTGGGGGCACGAACACCGGCTTTCTTTTTACAACAAATACGGCTTTTCGGACGGCATTCAGGCCTGGGGGCGCTGCGTGGGCCACGGCGGGATGCCCGTCGAAACCAACCCACCCGACCGCGGCCACTTGGGACAACTGCTGTTCTACGACCAGCGGATTCGCGAGCGCATTCGCCGTCGGGACGTGGGTTACAACGGTTTTGCCCTGCTTTCGATCCAGGGACCGGCCATCGACATCAAGTATATTGACCAGAACAACCACACCGTTATCGCCGAACGCTGGACCGTAGACCCGATGGGTACACTGTCCTCGGAAATCCTGGAAGTACACCCGGAAGTGACGAAATATGAATGACAAGTGAAGAGTGAAAAAGTGAAAAGTTATGGGTGACGATTTTTGGGCTATACCCTAACTCATCATTCATAACGCTTCCCTCGTGCCTCCCCCGGGCTTCCAGCGCCACAGATAGCGGGAGGCCAGGGAGCGATGGGGGCGCCAGGCTCCGGCGATTTCGTGCAGCCGTTTGTAGAGCGGCCGCCCGGTTTCGGTCAGCCCGTAGGCCAAAACCATCTTCTGGCGAATCACCAGATCGTCGATCGGAAAAACGTCGGGGCGGTCCAGCACAAACATCAGCAGCATTTCGACCGTCCAGCGGCCTACGCCCTTGATCGGCAGCAGGTACTGCACAATTTCCTCATCGGTCATGGGGTCCAGGTGGGCGTTGGTCATCGGGTTTTGCAGCGCAAATTCGGCCACACTTTGCAGATACCGCCCCTTCTGCCCCGAAAGCCCGGCCGTGCGCAGTTCCTCGGGCGTTTTGGCCAGGAGTTGTTCCGGATGCGGATAGCCGTCGGGAAACAACGCCAGAAAACGAGCGAAGATGGAGTCGGCGGCTTTTACGGAAATTTGCTGGGAAACAATGCTCTCCAGCAGCGCCAGGTAAATCCGGTTTCTGGCCGGATCTTCGACATATTCAAAGGCAATTTTAGGCGCGGGCGTAGACTCAATAATCTGTTTCAGGATCGCGTCCTTGGAGAGGTGCTGAATTGGCATGGGCAACGTTCTGGCTGTTCATTCGTCTCACCTAAAGATCGGCAGGAATACGCATTTCTGCACGCTTTCGCTTTTATAATTCCCTCCCCTATTTCAGCAAAAACGAGTTCCCTTTTTCATTTCCCAAATTTGACACTTCATAGCAAAGTTGTTACGCTTCAACGAGTTGCGAATTGAATTCATGAATGAAAGGATGACATTTTTGTTTCAGTTGGGCTACCTAACCGCCCGGCCACCAAGTCTGTAACACGTATCCACACCATCATTCTACACAACTCATTCATGAAAAAAGTCCTGAAAATTATCGGCTTTGGGCTGGGCGGCCTTGTGCTTTTGCTGGCCGGATTCTGCGCTTACGTCGTCGCCGTGGGTGTACCCACCTACGACCCTCCTACGATTCCCGAAGTGACGGTTGAACGAACGCCGGCCCGCGTTGCCCGTGGGGAGGTAATCGCCCAGATTCAGTGCATGGCCTGCCACGCCGACAGCGAAAACCGGCTGACGGGCAAGCACTTGGCCGAAGCACCCTCTCTTTTTGGCAAACTCTATTCGAAAAACATTACGCAGGACCAGGAAAAAGGAATCGGTAGCTGGACCGACGGCGAACTGATGTACTTCCTGCGCACCGGCGTTCGGCGCGATGGCACGTATGCCCCCATTATGCCGCAGTACCCAAACATGGCCGACGAAGACCTCAAGTCGGTGGTTGCCTGGCTGCGGTCCGATCGTTTCCCGGTACAACCCACCAGGCAGGAAGCGCCCCCAACCGAACTGAGCTTCGTGTCGCTGTTGCTGACCCATACGCTGATGAAACCGCTTGCCTATTCGCCCGAACCGATCGCCCTGCCCGACAGCACCGATCCGGTGGCACTGGGCCGCTACACCGCCGACGCCATTGGCGACTGTTACGGTTGTCATTCCGGCGACATGATCGACCAAAGCAAAACGCACCCGGAAAAAAGTAAGGGCTATTACGGCGGTGGCATCGAAATGAAAGACGAAGCCGGAAAAACCGTGGTAACCGCCAACCTGACGTTTGATGAGCAGACCGGCATTGCCAAAAAATACACAAAAGAGCAGTTTATCCGGGTCGTCAAGCTCGGCGTCCGGCCCGATGGCTCGATTTTGAGGCAGCCCATGTTTCCACGCCCCATGCTGTCGGACCATGAAGCAGGTGCTATTTACGAGTACCTGAAAACCGTTCCGAAAATCCACCACGACATCGCAAAAAAGAGCGCCGACGTGCAACTGGCGGAAAGATGACAAACGGGTAGCCCGGCGGCTTTCAAACCGGCAGTCGGGTGACCCAAAACGCCTGCCGGTATTTTTCCCGCAAACAATGGGCGCAGGGCCAGAATCCGAGCAGAACGGCTTCCTGCTCGAATTGAAAAAAGACCCGGTTTTTCCGCAGCATCCGTTTCCCGGACCCACAGGGTGCCGTAGAGTTGCCAGGCTGCATGGCCACCCCACACCAGGGTTCCGGTTTTCATCAGCCGGAAAAGCGCCCTCTTTCCTGAATCATCATCGGGAAAATCGGTGTGCCGAATCACTGCGCGTCGTGAAAAATGATGCCAAGGGTGTAGCGGGTTCCGGAATGAACGGTACTGACACCGTGTTTCATCGCGACCCGGAAATAGCCTTTCGTTCCCTTCTGTGGCCGAAACTGCGTCGTGAAGATCAGCACATCGCCCTGCCCGGGCGTCAATACCGTGGCTTTCGACTGCGCCCGGGGAACCTGCTCCGTCAAGACAAACTCCCCGCCCGTATAATCAATACCCGGTTTGTTCAGGAAAACAACGGCCTGCAAGGGAAAATAGACCTCACCGTACAAATCCTGGTGCAGCGTGTTGTAACCACCGACACCGTACCTTAGCAACAACGGCGTAGCCAGTAGCTGGCCGTTCTCCCGGCATGTTTGTAAAAAGTCCGCGTGTGTAGCCGGGTACGTTATGGCACGGTTCAGGTTTTTCATCCATTGATTGGCCACTGGGTGAAGCTCCTCGTACAAGCCGGTGCGCAGCGTTTGCAGGAAACCGGGCAAGGGATAATTAAAGTACTTGTATTCGCCTTGACCAAAGCGGTAACGCTCCATCGAAATCGTTTTCTGGAAATGCCGGGGTTCAGCATACAGCGCCATGAGCTGCTGACACGCGGCCCGGTCCACCAGCCCGTTGAGCTGGGCAAATCCACGCTCGACGAGCGAGGCCCGCACGGCTTTCCAATCCAGTTGATCGGTGTTCATACGGTTCTATTGAGAAGATATAAGGGGAGAGATAGGGAGCGAGTTGGCCAACTCCTTCCCTTTGGCCGTGGTGGATCAATGCTCCCGGCAGGCCGCTTCCCAGCCGAGCAGGGCCACTTTCCGGGTTGCTCCCCAGCGGTAATTACCAAATAATCCGGTTTTTCGGATCACGCGGTGGCAGGGAATCAGGTATCCCACCGGATTGGACCCGATGGCCGTTCCCACCGCCCGCGACGCCGAGGGCATTCCGATGGCCGCGGCAATCTGGTCGTAGCTCACCACCTGCCCCTCGGGAATCCGCAGCAGGGCTTCCCAGACTTTCAATTGAAACGGTGACGCCTTTACGGCAATCCGCAACGGCTGGCGGGCGGTCCGGGTAAAAATCTGGTGGGCCAGCGGCCGGAGCGAATCAGCATCCCGGATTAGCCGGGCGTCGGACCAGTCGGTGGCAAAACGGGCCGTCATGCGGGCTTGATCGGTGGCTTCCGCTTCGTCCAGAAATTCAAGTTTGCAAATTTTATCGCCGATAGCCCCCAATAGATACGGACCAAACGGACTTTCGAAAACCGCGTATTGGATCGTGACGCCCCCGCCCCCCTGCTTAAACTGGCCCGGGGTCATGCCTTCAAGTACCACAAACAGATCGTGAAGCCGTCCCGTGCTGGAGAGTCCGGCTCCGTCGGCAACCTCGGCCAGCGTCAGGCCACGGCGTAGCCGCTCCTTGGCAAAGGCGAGGGTCAGATACTGCAAAAACTTCTTGGGGCTTACCCCCGCCCAGTCGGAAAACAACCGCTGGAAATGGTATTCGCTCAGGTTGGCGCGATCGGCCACCTCGGCCAGCGATGGTTGTTGCCGGAAGTTTTCGGTTAGAAATTCAATCGACCGGGCAATTTGCTGGTAGGTAGGATGGGTTTCCGTTGCGTTCATGGCTTTTGTCGTTTGCATGGAACAAAGGTACCCCGCGCAACCCGCTCCAAAAACCCGATTCTTGCGCTGTTTCCCGGTTATTGTTTAACAAACCGTCGGGTGTACACCTGATGCTCACTGCGGAACCGGATGAGGTAGATGCCCTGAGCCAGCGTCGACACATCCAACTCGTGCTGCTTTCCGGATTCCAGCTGCCGGGTTTGCAGCGTCTGGCCCGCGGTTGTGACGACCTGGACTGATATAGTCGACTGAGGAAGCGCGGGGACGCTGACAGTCAGCAGCTTATCCACGACCGGACTGGGGTAAATCTTGGCCATATCCGGCCGGCTTTTACCCAGAATGTTGTCCAGTTCGCTGTAAAACCGGTTTTTGGTCATCTCCTTATCCGACGCGGTAATGCGGCCCGTAATGCTCTTGTTCTCCTGCAATACATACGTTCCGCAGCCGTTCAGCAAATAATCGCCGTTCCGCTCATTCTCGTAGTAGGCGTTCTCAATCCGTTGCAGAATCAGCACCAGCTTATCGCCTTTTTTAAAGCCATGGGTGTACAACCGGCACATAAACCCCGGGTCGCCCCAGACGCGGAGTACCGATTTCTCTTCGCTTCCGTTCAGGACCTCCAAGACTTTTACATCCATGCCGTGTGCTTCGTGGTCGCGAACCTCCGCCCGCACCATCAGCGTACCGGGTGTCCAGGCGGCTTTTTCGGCGATGGTCAGAAAAGCACCGCCATCCGTGCAGCTACAGGCTCGGGCACTGGTAGCCCCGCCCAGCCATCCAATCATCAGTAGTCCAATCAGTAGTCCTCGTAACATAAAAAATACGTTTTTTGATAGGACTCCTGGAAGAGCGGATTCGTTGGAATGAGTCAATAAAAACAAACCCCCAGCGTGCAGTCCGGGGGTTTGTTTTGTTATTTCACGCCGATCAGGGCGCCATTTTTAATCTCTTCCACGACCGACGGATCGAGCAGCGTCGAGGTGTCGCCCAGGTTGGAAGTTTCGCCCTCGGCAATTTTGCGCAGAATCCGACGCATGATCTTTCCGGAACGGGTTTTGGGCAAGCCGCTGACAAACTGAATCTTATCGGGTTTGGCAATCGGCCCAATAATCCGGCTGACGGTGGCCAGAATGTCACGCTTCATCAGATCGCCGTCTTCGTGCGTAACCGTGCTTTCGGCAATCACGTAGGCGTAAATGCCCTGGCCTTTGATGTCGTGCGGATAACCCACTACTGCGCTCTCGACCACGCCCGTGTGCATGTTGATGGCGTTTTCAACTTCGGCGGTTCCGATCCGGTGGCCCGATACGTTCAGAACGTCGTCGACCCGGCCCGTGATGCGGTAATACCCGTCTTCGTCGCGCAGACAGCCATCACCCGTGAAATACAGGTTCTTGTAGGTACTGAAATACGTTTGACGGCACCGTTCGTGGTCGCCGTAGGTCGTGCGGATGATGCCCGGCCACGGGAATTTAATGCACAGGTTTCCGCTCACGCCATTGCCCTCGATTTCCTGCCCGTTTTCGTCCACCAATACCGGCTGAACACCCGGCAAAGGCAGCGTTGCGTACGTCGGTTTGGTTTTCGTTAGACCGGCAATCGGTGAAATCAGAATACCGCCCGTTTCGGTCTGCCACCAGGTGTCAACAATCGGACAACGGTTTTTTCCAATGTGATCGTCGTACCAGTGCCAGGCTTCTTCGTTGATCGGCTCACCCACCGAACCCAGCACTTTCAGCGAACTCAGGTCGTGGTTTTCCACTTTTTCCAGGCCGAAGCTCATCAGCGAGCGGATGGCCGTCGGGGCGGTGTATAGAATATCTACCTTGTATTTATCGACAATATCCCAGAACCGTCCGCAATCCGGCCAGGTCGGAACACCCTCAAACAACAGGCTGGTCGCTCCGCAGGCCAGCGGTCCGTAAACGATGTAGCTGTGACCGGTAATCCAGCCGATGTCAGCCGTACAGAAATGGACCTGACCCGGTTCGTACTGAAATACGTTCTGGAACGTGTAAGCGGCATAAATCATGTACCCTCCGCAGGTGTGCACCACGCCCTTGGGCTTGCCCGTCGAGCCGGAGGTGTACAGGATGAAGAGCATGTCTTCGGAATCCATTTCTTCGGCGGGGCACTCGGCCGTCACCAGCTTCAGTTCCTGCTCCATCCACACATCCCGGCCCTTGATCATCGAAACCGGTGTGCGCGTCCGCGTCAGGACAATCACCTTTTCCACGCTCGGACACTGCACGAGGGCGTCATCGACGGTTTCCTTCATCGGAATTTCCTTGTTGCCCCGGTAAGCGCCATCGGACGTGATGACCAGGCGGCACTGGGCGTCGTTGATCCGGTCGGCGATGGAACGGGCCGAAAAACCGCCAAACACGACCGAGTGAATGGCTCCAATGCGGGCGCAGGCCAGCACCGCAATCGCCAGTTCAGGAACCATCGGCAGGTAAATACAAACCCGGTCGCCTTTGCCAACACCGTTGCGTTTGAGCACATTGGCCATCCGGCAAACCTGATCGTGCAGCATGCGATAGGTGAGCGTAACCCCGGCTTCGTTCGGGTCGTTGGGCTCCCAGATGATGGCGGGTTGATCCCCCCGCTCGGCCAGATGCCGGTCGAGGCAATTCTCGGTGATATTCAGTTTGCCACCGGCAAACCACTGAACGTTGGGTTCTTCAAAATTCCACTGGAGGGTTTTCTTCCACGGCTTGCGCCACTGAAAATTCTGGGCAATTTCGGCCCAAAAGCCTTCGGGGTCCTCAACACTATAGCGGTAGGCCTCCTGATATTCGTCAAAGGTTCGGATTCGAAAATTCATTGTATTGAGAAACTATAGTTCAGGCCGCTAAACTACGATTATTTGTTTTATACCGTATTTTTTTGGACGGAAAACGGCCAAAAACAACGGAAAACGGTAACTCCCGCAGAACTAACGAACCTTTTTCTTAGTCATTTTTGTCGTATTCTCCCTGCCAAGCATACCGGCCAAACAAGGCCAGTCCGATGGTGATCGGCAGGAAGATGACAACAATCACGAGCCAGAAAACATAGTCTTCCGCCGTGGCAGTTGCCGACGTAAGTCGCCGAATGGTTTCATAGGGCAATCCAAGCGTCAGGGCAATTCCGGCCAGCATCCAGAGCAGACCGAGTGTTTTTTTCAGTGCGTTCATGTCCGGCTTAGTCTTCTACGGTTTTATACTGTTTTTTGTCAATGTACAGGGCGCCAATTACCAGGCAAACCGCGGCAATCCCGATTGGGTACCAAAGCCCCTGTAAATACGCATCGATTGAACCCGTTTTCTTCGCCGTTTCCACCAGACTCGTCGCAATAAACGGTGTCAGCCCGCCAAAAACCCCGTTGCCGATGTGGTAGGGCAGCGACATAGACGTGTACCGAATCCGGGCCGGAAATAATTCTACCAGAAAAGCCGCAATCGGGCCGTAGACCATCGTTACGTACAGAACCTGCGCCAGAACCAGAACCGTCATGAGCCAGAAGGCTTCATTGCCCAACGTCACTTCCTTGACTACGGCGGTCGATGCCGAACCGGCCTGGGGCTGGATTTCCCGGTACACCGTTCCGTCGTCGAAGTAACGGACGGTTGAGTTGGTGGTTTTGAATTCGCTGGTTCCCTCGATGCGTTCCTGCTTGGTTTCGATGCTCCGGCGGAAGGTTAATTCGAATTTCTGCTCGGGATCGGCCAGGCTGTACATGGCGCGGTAAATCGGCCGGTAGGTCAGGACGCCCAGAAACATTCCGGCCAGCATGATGTTCCGGCGGCCGATTTTGTCGGACAACCCGCCGAAAATCACGAAAAATGGGGTGGCGACCAGCAGCGCCAGAGCAATGATGTAGTTCGACTGAGCGAACTCGACGTTACAGATTTTCTGAATAAATGACAGCGCGTAGAATTGACCGGTGTACCAGATCACCCCCTGCCCCGCCGTGGCCCCGAACAGGGCCAGCAACACCATTTTCAGGTTGGCTTTTCTGCCGAAACTTTCCTTCAGAGGATTGGTCGAAATCTTGCCTTCTTCCTTAATTTTTTGAAAAATAGGTGACTCCGACATGCGCAGCCGGATGTAAATGGAAACCCCGACCAGAAAAGCCGATAACAGAAACGGCACCCGCCAGCCCCAGGTATTAAAAACGTCGGTTCCCAGCGTCTGCCGGGTTAGCAGAATCACGCCCAGCGAAACGAATAACCCCAGCGTGGCCGTCGTCTGGATGAAACTCGTGAAGTAGCCCCGTTTGCCGTCGGGCGAATGCTCGGCGACGTAGGTAGCGGCCCCGCCGTATTCACCACCCAGCGCCAGCCCCTGAACCAGCCGGAGCAACAACACCAGGGCCGGTGCCAGCATCCCGATGGATTCGTAGCCCGGCACGCAGCCAATCAGAAAGGTTGAGCCCCCCATCAGCACGAGCGTGAGCAGAAAGGTATATTTCCGGCCCACCAGATCGCCCAGCCGACCGAACACCAGCGCTCCGAACGGCCGCACAATGAAACCGGCGGCAAACGTAGCCAGTGTCGATAAAAACCCGGCGGTGGGATTGTCTTTGGGGAAAAACTGAGCGGAAAGAATGGTGGCTAAACTGCCAAAAATGTAAAAGTCGTACCATTCAATGAGGGTTCCGACGGAAGAAGCGGTGATAACCCGCCAGACACCGTTGGCTTCGGTGGTGGCGCGTGACACGGGTTTGGTAGTCATGTACTGTATAGGGTTTTGGAATACGCCATAAAAAAGCAACATAAACGGCTTTTTTCCTACACCCTTGAAGAATGAAGAGTCAAGAATGAAGAGTTAGGAGTTGGCTGGCGCTGCGCGCTAACCGCCAGGCGGCCTCGTTGTACCCCCTTAACTCCTAACTCTTCATTCTTAACTCTTCACTCATTTTTCCGTCAACAGCCGGATGTCGGTGGTCAGGGCTCTCGACAGCCCGTCTTCAGCTCCCAGTTCCTTCACCAGATCGACAGCGGCCTGGTCTTCCGACGATAAGTCGACAATCTTTTTCAGTTGCCCGTTGTGCATATTGAATACCCAGCCGTGAATCCAGAGCTCCTGCTTGCGGTTCCAGGCTTCCTGGATAATTGAGGTATGGCCCAGGTTGTATACCTGCTCCCGGGTGCTGAGTTCTACCAGGCGGTTGAAACGATCGTGTTCGTCGGGGATGGCCTTCAGCTCCGGCGCATATTTCTGCTTGACGATCTGGATATTTTGCAACCAGTTGTCAATCAGGCCGTATCGCTTGTCGAGCAGGGCGGCCTTGACCCCACCGCACTCGTAGTGTCCGCAGACAATGATGTGCCGGACTTTCAGCACTTCAACCGCATACTGCAGAACGCTCAGCAGGTTCAGGTCCGAGGAAATGACCTGATTGGCGATATTCCGGTGAACAAACATCTCGCCCGGCATGGTACCCGTAATTTCTTCGGCCGACACCCGGCTGTCGGAACAGCCGATCCAAAGAAACTGCGGTTTTTGATCGGCCGCCAGGTCCTCGAAATAATGTTCGTTCAGTTCCAGCTTGTCAAGCGCCCAGGCTTTATTCGCTAAT
This Larkinella insperata DNA region includes the following protein-coding sequences:
- the acs gene encoding acetate--CoA ligase, coding for MNFRIRTFDEYQEAYRYSVEDPEGFWAEIAQNFQWRKPWKKTLQWNFEEPNVQWFAGGKLNITENCLDRHLAERGDQPAIIWEPNDPNEAGVTLTYRMLHDQVCRMANVLKRNGVGKGDRVCIYLPMVPELAIAVLACARIGAIHSVVFGGFSARSIADRINDAQCRLVITSDGAYRGNKEIPMKETVDDALVQCPSVEKVIVLTRTRTPVSMIKGRDVWMEQELKLVTAECPAEEMDSEDMLFILYTSGSTGKPKGVVHTCGGYMIYAAYTFQNVFQYEPGQVHFCTADIGWITGHSYIVYGPLACGATSLLFEGVPTWPDCGRFWDIVDKYKVDILYTAPTAIRSLMSFGLEKVENHDLSSLKVLGSVGEPINEEAWHWYDDHIGKNRCPIVDTWWQTETGGILISPIAGLTKTKPTYATLPLPGVQPVLVDENGQEIEGNGVSGNLCIKFPWPGIIRTTYGDHERCRQTYFSTYKNLYFTGDGCLRDEDGYYRITGRVDDVLNVSGHRIGTAEVENAINMHTGVVESAVVGYPHDIKGQGIYAYVIAESTVTHEDGDLMKRDILATVSRIIGPIAKPDKIQFVSGLPKTRSGKIMRRILRKIAEGETSNLGDTSTLLDPSVVEEIKNGALIGVK
- a CDS encoding DUF6814 family protein, with protein sequence MNALKKTLGLLWMLAGIALTLGLPYETIRRLTSATATAEDYVFWLVIVVIFLPITIGLALFGRYAWQGEYDKND
- a CDS encoding MFS transporter, producing the protein MTTKPVSRATTEANGVWRVITASSVGTLIEWYDFYIFGSLATILSAQFFPKDNPTAGFLSTLATFAAGFIVRPFGALVFGRLGDLVGRKYTFLLTLVLMGGSTFLIGCVPGYESIGMLAPALVLLLRLVQGLALGGEYGGAATYVAEHSPDGKRGYFTSFIQTTATLGLFVSLGVILLTRQTLGTDVFNTWGWRVPFLLSAFLVGVSIYIRLRMSESPIFQKIKEEGKISTNPLKESFGRKANLKMVLLALFGATAGQGVIWYTGQFYALSFIQKICNVEFAQSNYIIALALLVATPFFVIFGGLSDKIGRRNIMLAGMFLGVLTYRPIYRAMYSLADPEQKFELTFRRSIETKQERIEGTSEFKTTNSTVRYFDDGTVYREIQPQAGSASTAVVKEVTLGNEAFWLMTVLVLAQVLYVTMVYGPIAAFLVELFPARIRYTSMSLPYHIGNGVFGGLTPFIATSLVETAKKTGSIDAYLQGLWYPIGIAAVCLVIGALYIDKKQYKTVED
- a CDS encoding carbonic anhydrase, with translation MHAHEKMLLANKAWALDKLELNEHYFEDLAADQKPQFLWIGCSDSRVSAEEITGTMPGEMFVHRNIANQVISSDLNLLSVLQYAVEVLKVRHIIVCGHYECGGVKAALLDKRYGLIDNWLQNIQIVKQKYAPELKAIPDEHDRFNRLVELSTREQVYNLGHTSIIQEAWNRKQELWIHGWVFNMHNGQLKKIVDLSSEDQAAVDLVKELGAEDGLSRALTTDIRLLTEK